In Colletotrichum higginsianum IMI 349063 chromosome 1, whole genome shotgun sequence, the DNA window GAGTTTTTCGTAGCCGAGCTTCGTCTTGGCAACAGGCAGCTCTATGTCCTGGAGAATGAcctcttcatcgtcacccAGCCACCTGTGAGAGAGAATAGCATAGGGCGGGATTACATTTGCAGAAAACTCCTTCACTTCGAGAGACTTGACGCTCAAAAGGCGCATGTTGGATGAAAGTACAACGGTTGTAGGACGGCCGTGCTAAATGAGCAAGAAGAAAAGGCGAGATTTCGCTGAACATGAGGGATATGAGGAACTAGAGGTTCTGCCAAGCATGTAAGACGGTGGCGAGTATCTCAATCATCAGGCAGCAGTTGAGCATTCGACCAGGCTGAGCTAGCAGAGCCAAAGATTGATTGCACTGCCGACCTGATTGGTCTGTATTTCCTGCCAGTCAACTGTCAGCCACGTCCGGAGGCTCGCCGCCTGATAAAAACCAATTTATTCCCGCCGCCATATTCAGACGCTCAGTCTCCTTTCGAATGCAACGTAGTCGAACTACGCCAAGCCACATGCACAGCCCGGAAGCCCAGGAGCGCAGCAgccaaggccatcgccgagtcTCCGAGCCTCATCGCACGCGACGTCGATGCCAGTTGAGGAAGAACGTGCGTATTGAAGGAATCCACTTCCGTTCGCCCTCCAAAGCGATTCAGACATAATTGGCTTTGTCAGCTGGCATATAGATGTACTGCAACCCCGTCACGGCTCGGGCTTGACCCTTAGTGAGAGATGGTGCCCTCGACAGGAGAGCCTTGTATTCCTACCAGTCGATACTTGTTACTGTCGAGACGTCTTCCCGAGTTTCCCAGAGACAAGTGAGCTAGGAGATTGCGCGACTTCTGCTTGACAACACACCTCCCCCGCAACCATTTCGTCATTAGGCCACTAACCGTCGACAGGGGAGCCCGAATCGAGGTAAAGATAAGAGTGCATCGAGATTGGCAGCACAAGTTGAAGTTCATCCACCACTTGGACCTGGATGCGGGGTAGCAGGAATTAATGAAGATGCTGCGCGTGGCAGTTGTTGCACATCTTGCTGACAAGCCGTCCGTCCACTTGCAATGCCGCGAGTGCATGCTCCACTGTGAACACTGTTGTCGCGGCGCGACGCGGCGCCGGATTTCCGGCAGGAACCTGTGGTGTGCTTAGACACGTTTGCAGACAACAGGCTAATGAGGCGAGGGCAGAGAACGCAGGCTATCCGGAGAGGGGCGGCATCTTGGTCGATGACAGCCGTCGTAGTCATCAGTGGACTTACCGTCTCATTGATAAGCTTTCTCGTGACACGGTGAAACGCATGGTCAAGGTGGGACAGAGTCAATCAGGCAGTCTGGGATTCGATGCCTAGACGAGCCGGCGGCGTAGCCAAGAAACGGTTCACGGTTGTTGTGGGACTACAGGTATACTAGCGGGAGGGCTAATCTGGCAGGTCGGGAAACCATCTGGCCAAGCACCCAGGCCGCGTGCAAGCTGGGAGTAGCAGCTAACTGGACCCGGAGTTTGCGGGGAAACAGATGAGCTGGGCGGGATGAAAATGGATGGTGATCCTGGCAGCGAGTCAGGGAAGGGGCTGCGGATGTGGATGGTCTGGGGAAAGGGTCGACGGTCACAGAGGAGATGGTCAGACTTGGTGTTGTGTAGGGTTCCGGGAGATTGGCGGCAACGCTCTGATTAGTCTTTTGGTGGAATGCTGGAGGCTCGAGAGGGGTGGGATTCTGCAGCGGAGGTGAAAAAGAAGACGTTTGTCATTCAGTGTCCAAGGTGGGATCTGGGAAGCTTGAAAACTTTGTGGCGAGTCGTGAAGATGTGTCGGAAGAAACAAGTCCCCTTCTTGCGCAGGATGGTCAATCGACCCGAGTGACTTGGACGGATGGAAGCGCCAGTCTGTCCAACGATATTCCTGATAGTCCCTGGCAGGCGATATAGGACCCAGGCAACCAGGGTGCCAGGAGAAGTCTCAAAGAGACCTTTTCCTGGCCACGTCTTTGCCTCCAGCCGAGTGACCAGGCGTGCCAGGCCACTTCGCCAATCTCTGGCTACTGAGATCCGGCGTACCGCCTGAAGTCCATCCTGGTCCAAGCGGCAAAAGGTCATTGGTGCGGTGTGCATCACGCTTGCAGACGGGTGGTATATCTTTCCGGGGCAGCACCTGCTTGGGGCCCGTCTGCATGCcaagtcgtcgtcgccaaagTGGGATGCGCTCCGACATGTCAAGcttggacgacgatggcctTGGTAGCCAATAGCAGAAGTACAGCGCACGATGCGTGGCCGATGGGGGCGAGAAGGGTACAAAGGTGATGCTGGCGGTGGTTGAGAGAGTCGAAATGCTAGCTTTGTCACAGGGAGAATGGACGAATTTCATGAGCCGACTCGCCAACCATGGACCGGAAAGCTCTGAGGAAAGCGACCACTGTCGTGGGCCCTGAGTGCGAAAACGAGTGATACGATCAGTTGATGGTAGGCAGTTGGACATTGTGGTCCGAAGGTGTGCTGGGCCTGTCTCATTGACACGAATCCAGGACTTGGCTTTCGTCCAGCCTGAGGTCAAGGTTCTCTTTCGAAGCTCGAGATGTTTTAGGTGGCAGAATAATGAGCAGATGGTGGTGCTCACAGATGAGCCCATGTTTGTCGGGTAGTGGTCCCAggtggcgagggcgggcATGCGACGGTATGCGAGATGGGACGTCTGTCTCTTTCTCCTGTTTGCTGAGTGGGTCCAGAGAGGAGGCCGGGTCCAGTTTAGTAACGTTGAGTGCAACCGTATGGCGTGGTGTGGACGAATGTCTCTTAATTCTGCAGATACCTATCTGTGTGTGAGGGTGATTAGtgagagaggagaagagagggagggggagacTGGAGGATAGGAGGtaggagaggagaggagtggagagggaaaagaggtACGTACTGGCCAATTGCTGCAAGAGCACCGGAGcagggggaagaagggccAGCAACCAGGAACGCAAGATATTGACCTGACCGACAGTCACGAGGAACGTGGATAGAGGCCTTTCTTTTCCTGGCTTTACATATCGTGCGTTGGTTCGGTTCGGTTTTTAGTTTCGTTTGGGTTGGCTTGGTTTGGTGTTTGGTTCGCTGGCTTGGCTCGGATTTCGAACAAATTGCTATTGCTAGCATCCAGAAGCCAAGTGTAGCAGatcctctttccctctcttcccccttcccaaTTGTCGCTCTTTCCTACCTTTACTTACCCCGCAAATCTTTCTATTGGGTGACGTCGACAAGCGGGGGTCTGGCTGGTCGACTGTCGAGTGGCTGCATGCACTAAGACCACACTAAGAGCCACGCTAGGGTCTCTACGTACCGATGTGCACCGCTGCCAAGGTGTCTTTGCTGGAAGCAACGCTAGGGCCATCGCGCCTGTGATTCGCCGGCGAGTCTGTGAGCCGGCTGAGGGTGTGGACGCTGCCGTAGCCTCAGTGCGAACATTCGATGCTTTCCTAGGAAGGAGGGGAGCCTTGTCTCTTTTGCGTTGCTGTGTTCTTTCCACTTTCCCTCCACAAGTAGATTCCCTATTACCACCGAGGCAGGATTTAGGAAGGATATCCAGGTGCAGTTGCAAGATGCAGGTGTAGGTTTAGGTAGGTGCAGGtgtgcaggtgcaggtgcgggtgcgggtgcgggcAAGAGGGGTCCGCTAGATGTGGAGGTACCGGCCGGCACTGGGAATGGCAAGaacgacggcgagggtgagCAGGAGAGAGCAGacaaacagacagacagaagGAAAGAGCTGTTGCCAGGTCTCCATCAAACAAGCCCTCTCATCTCCATCCAGTCCAAAATCATCACTTAGCAAGCCCCATCACAGCTCTGTCACTGAATCCTGCTCCTCTTCTCCAAATACACAAGCCCCCGATCAGCAACCCACCAGAACCCCACGGACACTACAGCGAGAGAGAGTTCTCTGCCGCTCCATCCATCACTCACCAGCCGGTCAATCAGGTCAATCACCCTTAGGCCCATCATTCCAAGGCCCATCTCATCATCCGCTTGTGTCTCCGTTTTGACGTCGGCTGTTCCGCTTCTCCTGCAGAAGCAGTCAAATCACCTTTAGAAGGTATCCGTATCCGCCACGCTCTCAAGCGCATACCGACCGACAGATCGACCGACTGACTCTTGACTGACTGGCCGACCAGCATTTGCCTCTTCCCCACACGCACCCGCCATCCCACCATCACTTGCCTGTCCTGGGCTGAACAACCCAGAGAGAGCGACCAGCCAGCGCCCGACACCAAACCAAGcacccccaccaccaccccaaGCGTCCGAGCACACCATCCCAGCCAAACCACCACAGAACACCGCccatcccacccccccttgcTTCTGCCAGTACGCGCAAACCCTCTGGCCCTGCCCCCCAAGCTCGACGTCACTCAGTTTAGAGCTTCAACCTGCCTACGGACTGTGCAAGACCGCCCGCTCATCGAGACGATTCGTCCGTCGATCCCTCCAGCACAAACAAGCACAAAGAAGGTCAAAGTCTCTCGTCCTGACTTCCATCAGCTAGCAAACCCCTTGATCGACACTTTTCCACAGCGCACTACAGAGGTACGCTCGTCCCATCCCTGGCCTTCCTTGTGATCAACCCTTCGTAACCCGCCCTTAGTGTCACCCTAAACCCCAGTCAGTCCATCCATCGGCCACCTCGATATATAACCGCCGTGTTCCACACATGCGCACCTGTCGAACGATTTCCCGTTCGATACCTCTTTCGATTCTAACCAGCCCTCACCCCACGTAAGACACGCCCCGTAACACCAACTCGGACTGCCATTTTTTTTATTCTCTTTAAAAGTATCAACAACCTGACAACGACAGCGCCCTCGTCAAGCAACTACATAAACTGCGGTCCCCAGATTGCTCCTCATTAGTCTGCCCAACATGTCGACCGACAACTCAAACTCGAACCAGAACGAAATGAATCGCCAGAGACGTGGTTCCGTTACCCAGCAGGCCATTGCCGGTCTTTTCAGAAGCAACTCTACTTCGAACGGCGTTGCTTTCCCTGGCACCAGCGACGCACAGAGACGGAGGCTCTCAGTCTCTACCGgtctcggccttgctggcaCCTCTCCCACTGGTGCCGGCGCCTTCAACTCGCTGAGGCGGGGAAGCCTGTCAACCAATTCTAACGACTCTATCGACGAGaatgccgtcgacgaggaagagatGCCCGCGAACGCCCGCACCGCGCCCGCTACCCCCTTCACCCGCAGAATGAGCTTCGGAGCTCAGGCCATGCGCACCATGCGCACTGGCGGTGGAAGCCCTGGATCAAACGGTAATTATCTACTTCCTGCCTCTACTACCCCCGTGCCCAGCACACCTGCTTCCGATagacgcagcagcagcaacttGCTCCATTCCCCCCAAAGTAGCAGCTCAGCTCCGAATGCCATGACGCCCAAAACGTCAACCATTGCGCCTGCCCTGTCATCCGCCACGCGCCGCTCCAGCAGTACTGCACAGGCAAGCAATGCACATAAACAAAGATCCTCTTCTGACTTGTTCTCGCGCCCAGACCAAGGTTTCAACTGGTCCGAGCAGCTTAGATCTCGCGCGGAAAGCTCTGTTCAAGGCCCGCGACCGTCCTTCTCGTTCGGCTCTGGCCTTTCTTCGTCTCCCCCCCGCGGCATGAGCAACGCCGGCACCCACGACCGCCAAAAGTCCGTCTCGGACATGCCTGCACCGCCTGCCCAGGCCGCCACCATGAAGCCCAAGGCCCCCgagcggccgaagcctgATGCATTCCAGGAACGCATTCTGAAGGGCGACTTCTACATGGATTGAAAGGACCGTGTAAGACAAGGCTGCTATGGTTGGCGTCGAACGATTTTGCCATCATAAACAGCTCTCCCGTTTCGATGACTTTGCACCGCACGAGCGTGAATTTTCCGCGGAAAACGAGAAAAACACCACACAGCGTTTCACCGGTATCGAGCGTTCTTCATTTTTGTCTGTTTATTTTTACCTGGGGAGACATTCTGTCGACTAAACCCCACGTGGCGTTCGGCTGGCTGTGACGAAGCCCGGTTGCGGCTTCATTCCCGGGTGGGGAAGCACACACGACATGCACATGAGACCTCTGTCTCACATTTATCACGGAAGCGGATTGGAAGTGCAATTTCACCAGGAGTTTACACACGGCATGGGGAATTTgggggaggaagatggcAAATTGCACGATTTCGGGTCCCCAAACCAAGTTGGTCTGGAAAATATGTATGAATTGTTGCTTGCGGCCCGTGACGGCAATTTCTTATGGGGTCAGCACACTTCGACATGAAGATGTCTGGCGTacgggaggggagaggacCACATTATCGTTACATGGCTGGCAGACGTGGGTGCAGGGGATGGACTGCTTAGGGGAAGTGCATGAGGCATGCCAGTTCCTATGAGAGGCATTTCACAGGGCACATGGCTCAAGGGCACGGCTGCGTGAGGAGAAGGTCCAGGTTATGGACGCTTTGcccgggggggttgagaGGTGGATGAAGGGCTAGCGACGAGCGCCAAGCTTAGGCACCATGAGAATTACGCTCGGACTCGAATAAGAAGCTTCGTGGTCCCGGCCAACATAGTCCTGCCGCCGTTATCTATCTGTAAACATGAATGTGACAGGCCTGGGACGGTGAAGAGATGGAAGGTGAGGGAAACAAAGATGTGATGTGAGGAGGTAGGTAGGGCGCGTCCTACTAGTCTCGGCACCTGTGACCTCCCCGGATTGTAATGGGGGCCCCCATTCCGGAAGGTCGGTATCTCAATCCTATTCGCCGGGGCAGGGGCGGGCGTTTAACGAGGGGGGCAGGGAGGGGCATATCCCCGGAGCCTGGAGGCAAAGGGCCGCAGGCACTCAATCTCCTCAAGTCTCCTGTATCAGATATTCCAAGTCACCACATTCTCGCACAACTATGGGCCATCATTTTAGATCGGTAGTGGTGTGTACCGGCGTATCCGAGAAAAAGGGCTTGTTGTGGACTTGGGGTATTTGTAACACGGACAATTTGATTAGAATTACTCTTCTCTCcccactcctcctcctcctccccgccccccttTGACCTCCCATTTTTGTTTCCCCTCCTTCCAGCAGAAACACCAAACacgtccatccatgatccaAACCATGAATTCCTcactccatccatcccttcCCCCGTCTCTCTCGTGAGGTGGATCGCGTAAAGATAAATACACTTTTTCGTATGTGTTTGCGGTCCAGACCACGCTGTTcccctccgtctcctcctgTAAgaggatggggggaggggggggggtattGAGACGAAGGGGCATGCGTGTGCATGTTGGATAAGCTGGCGGCAATTCATCCGTGTTCTGCACCCCTCGTGACCGggctcccccctccttctctcccccaACTCCCAAACGGACCCTTGGGAGATGTCAGAAAAGTAACTTTTCCAATTCacccctcttcctctccttggAATTTCTGCTTTGGGAGCTGCTCCTCTTCATTGGCTCTTCTGTTCTCTCACATCTTCGGGCAGATCAGTGCCAGTaaggcaggtaggtaggttggCAGGTGAGTAGATAATCTTTTGATTCGGTGTGTCCCTGGTAAACAAAAGGTTTTTGGGTGAGGAGTCGAGATGTGTGTTTTTGAGATGGGCGATATGGGCAGGGGACGTCGGGGCGTCCGCGCGCCAAAAGTGTCTCTCGGATATTAATGTAAATCCTGTGGGGGCTGGGGGTAAGTCCCCGAGCGGCTTGGGGCTGAGATGTTGGGTCAGGTAGAGAAGTATGGGCTTCGGCCTAGTCCGCGGAAGCCGGCCGTCAGCACCCGGCACTCCCGAGCTCCTCGGTTCCAAGTCTCGGCCCTGGCTCAAATCCTCTTTCCCTCGGGATGTTCGGAGGGCCCAGAAGCCAATAAGAACCCTCCCGGAGAACGTCGCCGATTCTCTCTTGTTGCGTGGCGGACAACTAGCCGGCGGCTCTTCTCTCTCACATGGGGAACATGGGCGGCCCAGACGCCCCCGGCATCCCCTCAAACAAGTTCTCGAAcccgccgatgccgctgaGCCAGGGATCCTGGGCCATGACGTACCGCATTCCGTTGCTAAGGCTGTCCGGGCTCGCGCCGAACCCAGTCGTGATCTCCTCGAGTGACAGCCCCTCGGTGAAGCCTACGTCGAAGCCCATGTCCTGGAGATCGCCCGCCCATGCCGAGTTCGtccacggcgccgccgcgctgccTGTATTCGTGTTGGATGAGACACTGGGGTGGTCGACAGTGCCGCTAGACGCCGTGCCCGGCCCAGCCCTTGACCCGCCAAGCGGCGTAGGCGTCACGGCGCTGGGGTCGTAGAGGAAGGACtgccgcgccgacgacggaggcGGGTTCCAGAGCATATTGTTTGTCACGCGGCCTGAGTGGTCGTTTGTCGCGATCTCTGAAAGGAGGTGCAACGGCGTGTTAGCGGCGGGGTATTCCCGCATTCTAGGGGGTGGTGGTCCCGGTTGAAATGCCCGCTGCTGGTCCTCCATGGGTGTCCGCTCTATGGGCCGTGATGTGTGTGTAGATGCCGGGGTCTGTTCAACTTGtgatgtcgacgtcggcatcgcTACCCCAGGCGTAGCAGCACTTCCGAAAGCCGACTGGCCACCGCTCCCCGGCGGCCCGCCTGTCGCGAGCCCTTTGCTCTGCTTCAGAAACCAACTCCTCAGCatcaccagcaccaccatgAACTTGGCGGCTGGCCGACTCCGATCGTCCGATGCCGCAGCGCGGAACTTCTCGAGCAGCGCGTCGAGGTACGACTCCACCTTCATATTGTCCTTGTCAATCACCTTGCCAAGCTCGGACCCGGGCGCCGTAGCGGAGAAGTACATTTTGATGAGCACAACCACGGCATAGGCGATGCGGACGAAGTTGAAGACGGGTAGGCAGCGGATGCTGGGCACCTCCATCGCCAAGAAGGCGTCGAAgatgccgtcgatggcggaCAGGCACGCCGAGAGGGCGTTGATGTGGGACGTCGTGAGGGTGAGACTGGTCAGCATACCGTCTTTGAGGGTCGCCGTGTCGAACGGCGGGCGGATGTCGTCAGTTTTCGTGTGCAGGGCTATCTCGTGCatgtagagagagagaacgtGAAAGGACATGCGGAGAGTCGCTGCCCATGTCAGTCAAGTCAGTCAATCAATAGAGTCTTTCGTGTATGCAAGACCGCAACAGCCATCAACGGCGGGGGTGACTTACACTGCATCTCCTCCTTGGGCACAGAGGCGGTATACTTCTCCAAATCGCGCTCCAGCATCCTCAGTGAGTACTGCGTCCTCGAATCCGTGATGTTGGGTACGACTGCCGGGTCGTCCATGGAGAATTGGATGCcaacctcctcggcgagccgGTGTGTCCACACGAGGTGACAAAAGTACTTgtccgtcggcgccgcgtcGGCCGACGTCTGCAGCACCTCCATCGATTCGGCCATGAAAGACGTCCACCGCACCAGGTTCGGCCGGTGCAGCGCCATCGACgtgttggcggcgaggaagtaGGCCGCGAGCCAAGCGCGGCGGCATTCGATGGAGGACGGGTCCGGTGGCGGCGCGCGCCTGAACGGGTGGTTGCGCCACTGGTATGGAATCTGCATCTTCCTGCCGGCCGTCCGCCGCCCCAACCCGATGTCGAGCgccatgacggcgccgatATGCACGAGCTGGTAGAACTTGAGCTCCTCAAAATGCTCGGGCGGCCAGTACCAGATGACGGCCACCTGCAGCGCCTGCACGATCTCCAGGCTCTTCTCGCCCGTGATGATGATTTTCTCGGCAAAGATCTGCATCAGCTCTTTGACCAGCCGGCGCTGCACGTTGggcgactcggacgacgccgccgacataATGGCCAAGAACAGAAGCGGCTTGAACCTCCgcgtctcctcggccgtcgtgccggcggcgaacaccaccgccggcaTGTGCGGCATCATGTGCGTGTTGTACCGCTCGAAAAGCTCGGCCGCCTTTTCGGCGCTGAGGATCCCGCGCTCCACGACGTCGGCGTAATCGCTGCCCATGTGGATTGGAGGCGCTGGCCTGCCCCCGTTACCGCTCTCCGTCATGTCGGCTGGTGTATCCCCGCGGTCCGCAAACTTCCTTTTCTGCCCAGCCGCGGGCGGGATCATAGTGTCGTACCGGCCCCGATCACTGCTGTTGAGTTCCTGCGAGTCGAGTCCGAGCCCGTCGGCGGGCGAACCGGGCGTCTCGGCAATGGCAACCGTATTCCAATTCCGCGACATTCCGTTGTCGCCCCAACCCCGTTGTTTTTGCAGATTCTCGTCCTTTGTGGCAGACGCGCTCATGGCCACACTGGCAGcgccagcggcagcagtCGACGGTGTCGCCGAGTTCCCGCGGGCCTGCAAGCTCGCCGTCAACGCATCGATCTTTTTCTCCAGCTCGGCAACCCTGCTGTCCGTCTTTTTCTGccttttcctcgtcggcatcgtcacgACGCAGTTCCTCCCCGCCTTTTTGCACCGCTTACACGGCCCATCGGGGTCGTTGGCGTCGGGCTCGCATCGCACTTTCAAGCCGCGGCACGCCTCGCAGGCTCGCGGCCTCTTGGGGTCGTCCAGGTTCCCGCCATGGAACGCATCGTGATGGGGTGTCTCGCCGCTGGATCCGCCGCCGTGGGCCGAGATGGGCGTTCCGGGCGAATGTTGCTGGTGGTGACCATGGAGTCCCTGTCCCTGccactcgccgccgccgccgccgccgccgccgtcgttgtcgttgtcgtcgttaTCGTCGTTGTCATCATGCGCCGTAAAGGTTGGAGGAGCGCCGTCTAGGCCAGAGCTCGCGGCGCTGGAGGGTTCAGCGCTTTGTAGTGCTGGGTCGAGGACAACGGCGCCGTGATCCATCATATGAGCTTGGCGAAAGGTGCGGTGCTGTGGACTAATATCGGATGATCGGTCACGGCGACAGAAAATACCGACATGCGCTCGGGCGCAATGACGCCGACATCAGAAGCGCCGACATTGCCGATACTAGCAAATATTAGTCAGCCGTTAGTTACCCGCATCTCTTCCCTCAATTGTATACGGATAGTTTCATACTCTCCTATCTTCATACAGAGTGATTGTGGCGTCCTCTTCCCACATGCTAAGCCTCGCTTCGCCCTCCCTTTGACGAGTCTTGAGCTCACATATCATCCGGTTGACAGAAAGGGAGGtattcttttcttctttctggtTAGTGTTTATTTTTGACAAACTAGCTATTCAAAAGTGGCAACTGTACCGCCACCCACGCTAAATGCGAACCTGGAAACAGCGAGACCCAAATCTTTACTCGCAATTCAATGCCTTCAACGCCATGCTGGAAACCCGCGAACCAGACCACGCATGACTCGCCCTGAGCTACTTGTGACGCAGGCGCGCCTTGGATACACACAGATTCGTCTCTGTCGGTATCATACAAATTCTGACCCTGATGGTGTGTCCCGCCGAGCCCGCACGTAGCCGGCCAAAGGTAGCATCGTCGTCCCTAGCGACGGCAACCTCGTTCGTTGCTGCTCATCTTGGACTTCTCTCGGAAGTATCAAAGGTCAGGTGAAACGAGAAGAGAAAAATGAGGAAAATGATACGATTGCGAGGGTGGCGATCGGTATTAAACGGTATATGGAGCGCTCGGCGCCGGTCCGGAATGGTGTGATATGTTCGGGTATATTGGCGCCATCATGTCGTCCCATGCCCGTCAGGCTTGGTTTGTAGAAAAACAAAACTTGAAACAAGTGGTGAAAAACATGGTATCAACGCTGCGTATAAACGAGTGGGCGAGTTTGTTGCGGAAGGGCTGTGTAGAAAGTGAGACGCTTAGTCGGTGTCGTGAGGACGGAGGACTCGAGACCTGACTCAAAATTGCGTCTCCTCCCGCAGTCGGCTCTTGGAGCTTTGGGAACTCAGTCCAACCACATTGCCCATAAAAATGGCACTCTCACGTCTCTTTTGTTGGTCGTATCCGGAAGAACCGCCGCTGTCGTAGCCACGAGCCGTCCCGAGGTACCCGTTACTATGGTATCCCTGAGGCACATACTGTGGCTCGTATGCCGTGGAACGACTGACCGGATAGTTTGGCGGGGGAGTGGGCGACGACCGAGCGCTTTGCAGGTCTTGCAGTAGAGGGGGCGGTGTGCCGCTTGATCTCTGCTGCCCCGTCATGGCTTCCAACAGTCTCTGGCGATGCGGAGACTGGCTAGACCCGGTCGAAGTGGAAGGGCGCGTGTGCTGGGACGGCTCGTACGAAGGTCGCGCGGGCAGCCCGTTGTTCATGGACGGGAGGGAGCCAGACCTCTCGCGGCCCGTGTCTGCTTCCGCGAAAGAAGAGGGCAGCTCGTACTCCTCTGGCTCCAGACCGAAGATGCCGAAATAGTTCTGTAGAAGCATGGCAAAGACGGGCGCCGGTATGTTGAGTGTCGGCGAGAACACGATGCCCACGTTTCTGACTGTCATCTTATTCATGTCGGCGTTGTTGATGATCTTGATGAGGAAGGCGATCAGATACTTCAGTAGAGTGGCGTTGGCTTGCGGCAGTCTCTGCACCAACTCGGATACGGCGGCAATCTTTTCTGTCTGGCTCGACATCTCCGTCACCGCGAGGAATTGCAGGTGAAGGTCCCGGGTGAGTATGGTCGTCGGCAGTTCGCGAAGATACAGCTTCAGCAACGAGGCGACAGCGTGGATGTCGTAGTACGTCTCGTCGGTGACCAGGTTCACGTCGCCCTCAGTGTTGAATCGCTCGCGGAGCTGCTTGATAACCACGTTGGATCCGCTAAGCCGGAAGATGCCCTCCTCTAGGATGGCGTTCTTGGCATCCAGGTACTGGATGCAACGGTAGACGACGGCCGGCAATGG includes these proteins:
- a CDS encoding Fungal specific transcription factor, whose amino-acid sequence is MICELKTRQREGEARLSMWEEDATITLIGNVGASDVGVIAPERIAASSGLDGAPPTFTAHDDNDDNDDNDNDGGGGGGGGEWQGQGLHGHHQQHSPGTPISAHGGGSSGETPHHDAFHGGNLDDPKRPRACEACRGLKVRCEPDANDPDGPCKRCKKAGRNCVVTMPTRKRQKKTDSRVAELEKKIDALTASLQARGNSATPSTAAAGAASVAMSASATKDENLQKQRGWGDNGMSRNWNTVAIAETPGSPADGLGLDSQELNSSDRGRYDTMIPPAAGQKRKFADRGDTPADMTESGNGGRPAPPIHMGSDYADVVERGILSAEKAAELFERYNTHMMPHMPAVVFAAGTTAEETRRFKPLLFLAIMSAASSESPNVQRRLVKELMQIFAEKIIITGEKSLEIVQALQVAVIWYWPPEHFEELKFYQLVHIGAVMALDIGLGRRTAGRKMQIPYQWRNHPFRRAPPPDPSSIECRRAWLAAYFLAANTSMALHRPNLVRWTSFMAESMEVLQTSADAAPTDKYFCHLVWTHRLAEEVGIQFSMDDPAVVPNITDSRTQYSLRMLERDLEKYTASVPKEEMQSTLRMSFHIALHTKTDDIRPPFDTATLKDGMLTSLTLTTSHINALSACLSAIDGIFDAFLAMEVPSIRCLPVFNFVRIAYAVVVLIKMYFSATAPGSELGKVIDKDNMKVESYLDALLEKFRAAASDDRSRPAAKFMVVLVMLRSWFLKQSKGLATGGPPGSGGQSAFGSAATPGVAMPTSTSQVEQTPASTHTSRPIERTPMEDQQRAFQPGPPPPRMREYPAANTPLHLLSEIATNDHSGRVTNNMLWNPPPSSARQSFLYDPSAVTPTPLGGSRAGPGTASSGTVDHPSVSSNTNTGSAAAPWTNSAWAGDLQDMGFDVGFTEGLSLEEITTGFGASPDSLSNGMRYVMAQDPWLSGIGGFENLFEGMPGASGPPMFPM